The Bacteroidales bacterium nucleotide sequence ATCCACCACAGTGATATGCAGTTAAAAAATAAGGTTGTCCATTGTTCAAAGTATTGTTAACTAGAGATCCGCTACAATAGTACCAATTAGCTCCATCTTTAAAAAAAATGCGAGCAACCCCTCTTTTTTGAACTTGCCAGTTATCTCCTTCAGGTGAACAGTTGATGTTGACTTGACATGATCCCGCATCTCCTAAATCCTTCGTAGGATCATTCAACAAATCAAAATAGACATATATGATGTCTCCAATAGATAATTTACCTCGAGGTTCAAATGTTTGAAGGATGCCTTGTAGATTGTAAATAGTAATACTTCCATTTTTTCCAGGATTGGATATCACAGGTTGAAACTGCCCTTGATGTGGTTTTTCTAAATATTCAATAATCAAAACTTCACCTGGAATAGTCTGGACACTGAATATACCTGATGGGGTGTTGTTTTCAGCTGTATAGGCTCCCAATATTATAGATTTATTTTCATTGTAAATGTATAATTCAGCATCTTCGGGAAGCTCAAATTGATCAAAAACAACTCCAACCGATAAAGCCCCAGGAGCTCGTAACTTAATACGCCACATCATGGTTCCATCGGGTAAACGCTCCCAGGTTCCATCATGCCATATGTTTTTGTTAACAGGTAATGAAAATCCACCACGTTTTGGCAAATTTTGAAGATCTCTTAAAGAATCTTCTCTTTTTACATTTTGCCATGATATGGAGGCAGTTGACACAATTACTTCGTCTTCTACATCACTTACTTGAAATAGCAAGGATTTTGGAGTACCACCTTGGCTAATTTGTCCATATGTGAATAAAAACGTAACTGTTATTAAACAAAAAGCGTAAAATTTTTTCATAATGAATTTTTTTACATTAGATCAAATTTACAAGAAAAAGTTTATTTGACCAATAAAACTCTTTAATTTTTTTTATTGATTAAAGTGAGATAAAAAATCAGAAGTGAAGCTGCGATTCCTGCATTTAATGAGTCTGGTGGGGAAAAAGAGGAAGAAGGAATACTTACAAGTTCGAATTTATGGGAAAAATGTTGAATACCATGAGATTCGTTTCCAATGATAAAGGCCAATGGAAATGAAAAATCTTGTTGTTGAATGGGTCTGCCGTGTGGATCGGCAATATAAATGGGGCATTTGAGGTGAAAGAGAATTTGTTCGGGTGTGAGATAATGTACATGAACATGGGCAACGCTACCTTTAGAACTTAATACTGTTTTAAGATTAAATGCATCCACACTCTCAGTTGTTGCCAGGATGTGTTTTATGCCAAACCAATGACAAGTACGGATAATAATTCCTAAATTAGCAGGATCGGACAAATCATCCAAAATGGGAGTAATGGGTTGAAGTTCAAACGATGTTCTATGAGGGATATGAAAAATTCCACATATTTCGTTAGGAGCTTTTAGAAAAGAAATGGAGTTTAAAATTTTTTCAGAAATAGGATAAAGGACTTCATCGTTGCGAACAATTTTTTTCCACTTAGAAGTTTTTTCCTTAATAACAAAGAGAGCATAGGGCTTAATGCCGCTTGATATTAAATCTAAAACAACTTTGGGAGTTTCCGCAATAAACAAACCAGCTTCCTCTCTCTCTTTTTTATTTTTGAGAGAACGATACAATTTATAAAGAGAATGACCCATGAAGATTATTCTTCAGCTTCTACTTGAATGATTACTTTAGCTATGATATTTTTGTGAATGCGAATAGAAGCCTCGTAAGTGCCTAATTCCTTGATCACTTCAGGAGTTAATTCTATTTTTTTTCTATCAATTTCGATGTTAAATATTTCCTTGATGGTATCTGCTACCTGAATATTGTTTACACTACCAAAAATTTTACCTGTAGATGTAGCTTTAGTTTTGATAATAATGGTAGCTCCATTTATTTTTTCTGCAATATTTTCAGCTTCTTTTCTTATTTTTTCTTCTTTGAAGGCTTGCTGTTTGATAATTTCAGCGACCATTTTTTTAGCAGAAGGGGTAGCTTCGATAGCTAAGCCTCTTGGGATAAGAAAGTTTCTTGCATATCCAGGCTTGACATTTACAATATCGTATTTATTACCCAGATTTTTTACGTCTTCTTTCAAAATCACTTCCATATTCTCACCTCCTTACTTATTTTAATTGATCAGTGACAAATGGTAGAAGTGCCAAGTGACGTGCTCTTTTAATAGCTCTAGCCACTTTTTTCTGAAATTTGGTTGAGGTACCAGTAATTCGCTTTGGTAATATTTTCCCCTGATCATTTACAAATTTTAACAAAAAATCTGGATCTTTATAATCAACATATTTTATCCCAGCCTTCTTAAAACGGCAATATTTTTTCTTTTTGGTTTCTATGTTAATTGGTGTCAGATACCTGATTTCACTTTCTTTTTGTGCCATACAATTCTCTATTAAATGGTTGAAGAATTTGTTGTATTACTTGTGGATTTTTGCTCACTTTTTAATTTCCTTCTTTTTTCAGCATATTCAATACCATACTTATCTAGATGGACAGTAAGATAGCGTAGTATTCTTTCGTCACGCTTGTAGTTTAACTCTAATTCTCCAATGATACCAGGATCACTTTCAAATTCAATTAAATGATAAAAACCCGTTGTTTTCTTTTTGATAGGGTATGCTAACTTTCGAAGGCCCCAGTCTTCTTCGTAAATAATTCGGGCGTTACGATCTTCGAGAAATCTTTTAAATTTATTAACCGTTTCCTTTGCCTGGTCCTCAGACAAAACGGGAGTCATAATGAAAACGGTTTCATAACGTCGTGTCATACAAAGATTTTTAAAATGGTGTGCAAAGTTAATGATTTTTAAAACATCAAATGTATTTTCAAAAAATTTTATCATTGTTCTGTAACTATGCTTACCTTTGTAAAAAAATGATAACACTTGGTGTTATAGGTGGACAGGAAATTCTTCTCATATTGTTGATTGTGCTGATTTTGTTTGGAGGCAAAAAAATCCCAGAGCTTATGCGCGGTTTAGGTAAAGGGGTTAGAGAGTTTAAAAAGGCTAGGGATGGCGTTGAAAGTGAGATAGGGAATTTGACCGAGGATTCGGAAAAACAAGAAAAACAGCTATAAACCTCAAATGGAAGAGCGCTTTAGTGAGCATCTAGTTGAGTTAAGAAAGCGCCTTATTTATATGATCATATCGGTTGTTTTAACTGCAGTGTTTGTATTTTTGTATCCTTCTTTTTTTGTTGATCATTTGTTACTGGGTTTACTTTCTCAGGATTTCCCTACATATCGTTTTCTCTGTTGGTTAGGTAGTGCATTGACTTTAAATGATCTATGTTTACAGAATCCAAGTTTTTCCTTGATTAATACGGAGTTGTCTGGACAGTTCAGGTATCACATCCTTATTTCTCTCGTTTGGGGAATAATTTTATCGTTTCCATTTATCCTTTACCAGTTATGGCTATTTATTAAACCTGCTCTTTATGAACATGAAATAAAAGCGGTTAGACGATCACTTTCCTGGATGATATTGTTTTTTGTTGTAGGAATTTTATTTGGCTATTATATTCTAATACCTTTTACTATTCAATTTTTACTACATTATCAGATGAGCAATCAAATACAGAACATGATCACCATAGGGTCTTATTTTACTACATTGGGAATTCTTTTGTTTTGGATGGGACTAAGTTTTGAAATACCTTGGCTGATGTATTTGTTGGGGAGAATTGGGATTGTTACCTTTGAGGGGTTAAAATCATATCGTGCCTACATATTTGTTATTATTTTGATCATTGCAGGCATCATTACACCAACGACCGACATTTTTACACAATTATTGGTGGGATTACCTTTGTATGGGTTATTCGAACTAGGTTTGTTTTTGGTGAGAAAAAATGAAAGGAAAAATTTATTTCAGGCGAAGGACGAAGCCTGAAGATGTATTTTGCATAATTTGTTCTAAAGATAAGGTAAGAGTTGCAATTTTATGATCAGAGCTTATAATGACGTAGGGATTTCTTTTTACTTTTTTTATTTCATAGGGAGAAACGACCACAATTTTCCAATTAAAAAGTGAACCAAAAGGAAGTGTCGAAAAACGTGTCAAAATGTTATGAATGGTTGAATCTCTTTGAAGAGCTTTTTGGAAAAAGGGAGTGGTATTTTGTTTTGAAAATCTGTGACGAGTGAAAGAAAAATACGAAGGTATAAAAAATTTAGATACGTTTGTCATTTCGGCCATAAGTGAACGAAATGCACTAGGGTGTTCGAAAGAAAAGCTGATAGAGAATTCATTGCGTGTGCTACTTTGTTTGATAGATGATATGCCATTTACTTTTTGTGCTTTGCTGATGAAAAGCAGAATACTTTCCTTTATTTTTTCTGAAAATGAAGCATTAGTTTGAAATCCGGAAAAACCACGTATGACAAGTGAATATTCCCCACTTTTGTCAGAATGCAAAACAATTTTTTCCTCCAGCTCTATGCAGGAATTAAGGAAAAGAGTCAAAAATGATAAAAGGTATACTATAAATTTACCTGATGATAGCATTAGGATTAAATACTTTTCGTAGTATGTCGTTGATGCGAGCAGCAGGGTCAGTTCTTATTTTTTTCTCTTCCCCAGCAATGACGTTGAACAATGCTTGCAAAGCTTTATCTGTAACATATTGGGGTAGGTCAGTTTGTACTGGAGTTACAAGTGGAATTTTATTATAAGTCGTAGTGATATCTTCCCAAAGTTTTGTAGCATGAACTTCGTCAAGAGCCTTTTTAATTTCAGGTTTGAACAGTTGAGACAACTGTTGGGAGGTTTTTTTGCGGAAATATTCTGTTGCAGCATTATCTGGTCCTTTCAAAATGTTTTTAGCGTCTTCAAAAGTCATCGAGAGAATTGCATTAACAAAAATAGGACCAGCTTTACTCACAGCATTCTCGGCTCCGCGATTCATAGCAACGATGAAATTATCAATAAGTTGGTGAAACCCCAATTCTCGAAGTTTGGTTTCAACCTTTTGTACTTCAGGTGGAAAAAGTATTTTATATAAGGAATTGCCTAAAAAACCATCTGTTTTTCCTAAAAAACTGATGGCATTGTTGGTTCCAACTTTTAGGGCTTCTTTCAATCCTTGGACAATGTCAGATTCTGTAAGAATAACAGGTGTGTTGGTTTGTTTGGTAAATTGCTGTAAGACATCGCATGCGGGGAAAACCAACAAAATTATCATGCTTAATAAAAGTATTCTTGTTTTCATGGTAAAAAAATTTAATATCCAAAAATGGTTTTAAGATCTACTTCTTTAACTTTCCCGTATTTTTTCAAGACATCCATGGGCATGTCTTTTTTGTTTCCAATGATCATAATGGTGTATTTGTTATCTTTGAGGTGAGTATTCTGGAAGTTGACCAAATCTTGAAGTGTTAAAGATGGAACTTTTTCGAAAGTGGTTTTCTCTATGTCATAATCTAATCCTAGATCTTTTGCTTGTATGTATTCCCAGAGGATATCATCTTTGGTAATGCGATTAGCACGGATATTTTTAAGTAATCCCTCTTTTGCTATGGTAAATGATTTTTCTGATTGAGGCATGTTGGAAAGAAGTTCCATAAAAGCATCCAAGGCTGTTTCAATTTTATCATACTGTGTTGCAATGAAAGCTAGCGTAAAGTGATATTCATCCTTTTTTTGAGGAGTAATAATATATGCAACAGCGGCATAAGCTAGAGCTCGAGCCTCGCGCATTTCCTGGAAAATTACTGAGTTCATATTTCCACCAAAATATTCATTGAATAATCGAATGGTAGGATAAAGTTCTGGATTAAAACCTTTTTCTTCTCTAGAAACGAGTAAAATCATAGATTGTGGACTTTCAAAATTGACGAAATAAATTATGTTTTCTTTTGTGGGTAAGGGTTCAAAGTTCTTTTTGGGTGGCATTTTAAGAAAACTAGAAGGGATGGCATGTAGAGTAGTGAGCTTGTTAGTCAGCTTATCTAATTCTTCGGGTCCGTAATACATTATGTAGTGTTCATAGTTAAATATTTGTGATAACTTTTGGTAAATAGTTTGCAGAGACAATTTTTTTAATTCCTTCTCGGAAAGAATATTTGTAGTTGGATTTTTTGGTCCGTACATTCCAAATGCAGCAAGCTTTTGGAAAACCGTTTGCATATTTTTCTTAGCATCGGCTCTTTTCTTAAGTGTATTATCGATAAATTTTGAAAGATCTTCCTTGTTAGCTTGTGGTTGACGGATTACTTTTTCAATAAGTGAAAGAGCTTCATCAAAATTTTCCTGAAGCCCACTTAGCTTAATATAAGCACGATCTTGAGAAGCAGATGCTGAAAATTCACATCCTAAAGAAAATAATTTTTTACTTACCTCTTCGGCACTGATCCCATGGGTGCCTAAAAATGGTACAAATTCCATAACTAGAGGTAAGTATTTATCATGATTCGACCCCATTTCAACGACAAAATAAAGAGTAAACAATTCGTTTTCCTTATTTTTTACATAATAAATAGGCACTTTTTGTTGTAGTTGTGCAATGGTTAGATCTTTATTAAAATCCACAAAACGTGGCTCAATATCAGGAACTTTGCTTTCTTTGATTTCTTTCAAAAAAACCGATTCTGCATCTCTATTCATATCTAGCTTAGTCAATTTGTTTTTAGGAATCTTTTTAATGGTGGTATCAACACCAGTTAGCTTGTAAACAACAACGTAATTGTTATTAAAATGTTTCTGAGCAAATTCCACAATGTCTTTTTTAGTAAAACGGCTCATGCGATCAATTTTTTGTATATATTGATCCCATGGAACATCGTAGATGAAAGCCTCTACAAATTGCATGGCTCGTTCAGAATTATCTTGCATTTTTTTAATTTCAGAAACTTTTATGTTAGTCAAAATAGCAGGTAAGAGATTATCGTCAAACTCACCTTTTTTGATTTTTTCAATTTGCTCGAGAAGTAGATCCTTGACTTCGTCTAATGTTTGACCTTGCTTCGGAGAACCTCCAAGCATTAGTACGGAGTAATCTTTCATGATCCAAGCTGAACTATAAGCTTTGAGAACTTTTTGTTGTTTGACGAGGTTTAAATCGAGTAAACCAGCCATGCTGTTTGAAAGAATCATGTCCAAGACGGATAATTTTAATGCTTCATCGGTAATTCCTCCTGGAAGGCGAAAACCGATTAGAATATTTTCGGCATCTGGTCCATAAACTTTTTTCACTATGGGTTGTTGTATGGGTTCTTCTTCTGGGGAAATAAAGGGAGGACTATGAACAGGTTTCATTTGGCTAAAATATTTATCAATGATTCTGATAGCTTCATCTGGATCAAAATCCCCAGAAAGGGCAATGGCCATATTGTTGGGAACATAATAGTTGGCATGAAACCATCGAATATTACGCATCGAGGGGTTTTTTATATGATCCTGTGATCCTATGACAGAACGCCCGTAAGGATGTTTACTGAAAAGCCCTGAAAGCAAAGCTTCATAAGCTTTTCTTGTATCGTTAGTAAGGGTCATGTTTTTTTCTTCATAAATGGTTTCGAGCTCCGTATGAAAACCGCGTAATACCGGATTCATCATGCGATCCGCCTGAATTTTAGCCCAATTTTCAAGCTGATTTGATGGAATGTTTTCTACATATACAGTCATATCATACGAAGTGAAAGCGTTGGTGCCGTCAGATCCTAGAATGTTCATTAATTTATCGTATTCATTAGGGATAGCATATTTAGAAGCAATAAATGAAATGGAATCAATTTTTTTGTAAAGTGCCTTACGTTGCTTATCGTCTTGCAAAGTTCGATAAACTTCAAATAAGGAGTCTATTTGGTCTATGTATTTCTTTTCTGCTAAATAATCAGTTGTTCCGAAATGGACTGTTCCCTTGAACATCATGTGTTCAAAATAGTGAGCAAGTCCTGTAGTTTCTTGTGGGTCATTTTTGCTGCCAGCCCTCACAGCAATATAAGTTTGAATACGAGGTTTGTCTTTATAAACAGTCATGTATACTTTGAGGCCATTGGCTAACGTATAAATGCGAGTTTTCAGGGGGTCATTGGGATATTCTACATAGTGGTATCTGCTCTGGGATTGAACTTGACCCCAAAAAAGGATTGATACAGGGAAAAGCCAAAAAAACAAAAACTTTTTCATAACGATTAATTTTATTTTTCTTTTTTCAAAGATAAATTTTCCAAAAAAACAGGGAATTCGGGATTTTTTTTAATAATTTCAGAATGAATAACATCTTGTTGTAATTCATGAGGTAATGAATGAATTAGGCTAAAATTAACCGAAAGATCCGGAAAATTAAAGTAATTGCGAATAATCTGAGCTATGTTTATACGATACTTTTCAGCACTTGCTTTTTTATAGCTGCTAGGAAATTCCAGTGTTAAAGTGTTTTCATTTTCAATGAGAAAGTTTGTGTCTGAAAATATTTCAACCAATTCAAGATCATTGGCAAACTGTTTTTCAAGATGTTTTTTCAGGTCTTCAAGATGGTCAGGAATGAGTTTTTTGGGAGGAGTGATATGTTGATTTTTAATGAGAGTAGTCTCTTGTTTAATTTTTGATATTTTAATATCTGAAGCATTAAAACTTATATTCAAGTTGGAATTCTTATCGATTTTGGAATATGATGGGTTTGCATACATCTGGCTTCCTTGAGGGGATGCTGGTGGAACTATATTTTTGTTTTGTTCGGGATTATTAATGGAAGTGTTTTTCTCGAGCGGAGAAATTTTGTCTAAAAAAAAACATAATTGAAGGATAATGTTTTCAAGAAAAATTGGCTTAATGTTACTTTGACGATAATCAAATTCAGATTTAACAAGAAAATTTAAAGTTTCTGTTAGCCATGGTTCGGGAATCTGAGATGTATGTTCTTTGTATTTCTGTATCTGTACTGGGCTTAATTCATCAATTAACTCAAGTGTTTCAGGATTTCTAGCAAGCAATAAATATCGCACGTGAGAAATAAGTCCGGAGAGTAAATGACCACCATCGAAACCTCGGGATAAGATTTCGTTAAGCAATTTCAGGGCTTTAACCATGTCTTTTTGTAAAAAAGCTGAGGTGAAATTGAAATAATAATCTTCATCCAGCACAAACAATGATTCTGTGGCAACCTGCAAAGTAAGTTTATTGCCCGATAGTGCTACAAGTTGATCAAATAATGATAATGCGTCTCGCATAGCACCATCAGATTTGGAAGCTATCAGTCGTAAAGCATCTTCTTCTGCATCGATATTCTCTTGTTGAGCAACATAAGCCAGATAGCGTACCATATCAGGTATGCTGATACGTTTAAAATGATATACCTGACATCGAGAAAGTATGGTCGGAAGAATCTTATGACGTTCTGTAGTAGCTAAAATGAACTTGGCATAGCTAGGTGGTTCTTCGAGAGTCTTCAGAAAAGCATTAAAAGCATGAGTACTAAGCATGTGTACTTCGTCGATGATGTAGATCTTATACTTTCCTTCCTGGGGAGGAATACGAACTTGTTCAATGAGTTGACGGATGTCTTCGACAGAGTTATTAGAAGCTGCATCTAATTCATAAATGTTAAATGAAATGTTTTGATTGAAGGATAGGCACGATTTGCATTGATTGCAAGCTTCTCCTTCGGGGGTTATATTTTCACAATTGATGGTTTTAGCTAAAATACGTGCACATGTCGTCTTCCCAACACCCCTAGGACCGGTGAAAAGAAAAGATTGGGCAACCTTATTTTGAAGAATAGCGTTTTTTAATGTCTGTACAATCACATCCTGCCCTACTACATCTTTGAATGTAGAAGGTCTGTATTTTCTTGCCGAAACAAGAAAGGTATTTTTCATCAGCACAAAAATAGCATTTTTGGTTGAGTAATTTTTTTTAATTCCACCCGTATCTTGATAAATTATCCAATGTGCTTATTTTCGTTAGAACCTAAAAGAGAAAGAAACGATATTGTTGGTATAGCCATATGCAGCTCAAAAATTTTTACGTATAATAATTTTTTACGTATGTTTGTAGAAAGGCAGATAATGAAACAGTCTTCTTTTCCGCACACATACGTAATAGTATTCATATTGTTGATTTTAGCGGGAATACTTACGTTTATTTTACCTGGTGGAATTTTTGAAAAGCAGGTCGTGCTTGTAAACAATGTGGAGAGAACAATTGTTGTACCTGAATCTTTTCATCATGTCGATGCCCAGCCTCAAGGGTGGGGGATATTTCTTGCCATTTTCGAAGGTTTTGTTCAACGGGCTGATATTATTGCTTTTATTCTTATTATTGGAGCATCATTTTATATGATTAATCAGACAAAAGCCATAGATATAGGACTTTTCAAATTAATTTCTTGGTTGAAAAAATGGGAAGAACGAAGACGTGCTGGTTGGGTCGATGAACTTTTATTGATATTGCTTATGCTGGTTTTTAGCTTATTCGGTGCCGTATTTGGTATGAGTGAAGAGACTATTGCATTTGTACCTATTTTTGTACCCTTGGCACTAAGACTTGGTTATGATAGCTTGACAGGTGTGGCTCTTTGTTTTGTAGCAGCAACGCTTGGTTTCACTGGTGCTTTTCTAAACCCATTCACCATTGGAGTAGCTCAGGGAATTGCTCAATTGCCTCTTTTTAGTGGATTAGAATATCGCTTATTGTTGTTTGCCATTATAAATATATTTGGTTTTATTTTCATTCTCTCATATACGAGAAGAATTAAGAAAAATCCAGTTTTATCACCTATGTTTGAGCTAGATGAAACATGGCGCCAGAATGAGTTACAAAATTCAGATGTTAAAGAACATCGTGCTAAGTGGCATTCATGGATTGTGCATTTAATGGTTTCAACATTAGGCATTTATTATGCTTGCGATATGTGGATAATAAGTGATGAAGACAATGCTATAGCTATTTCGATTTTTACGATGCTGGTATTTTTTTACGTTTTAGCTGGAACGTGGTTGCTTTGGAAAAAGAGCATAGAAATATTTATTTTTTTTCAGACACTTTTAAGTATGATACTTTTAGTTTTAGGTGTTATTGAATATGAATGGTATATTCCTGAACTAACAACGATGTTTTTGCTTCTTGGACTGGTTGCTGCTGCAGCTTACGGGTTTAAACCAAATGAAATGGTTCAACATTTTTTGGCAGGGGCAAAGGATATTTTTTCGGCAGCTTTTGTCGTTGGCATGGCTGCTGGAATTATTATTGTTTTGCAAAAAGGTCAAGTGGTTGATACAATTTTGTATTACTTATCGGGGCTTTTACAAGGTAATGAATTAAGTGCTACGACGGGCATGTACGTAGTAACAACCTTATTTAATTTTATTATGCCGTCAGGATCAGCTAAAGCAGCTCTCCTTATGCCTCTGATGGCTCCTCTTTCAGATATGGTAAACGTTAGTCGGCAGGTGGCAGTGGTCGCTTTTCAAATAGGGGACGGTTTTACTAACATGATTACACCCGTGTCGGGGGTTTTACTTGGCGTACTTACAATGGCTAGAATCCCATATCACATCTGGGTGAAGTGGGTATGGAAATTTATTCTCGCTTTAGTTCTACTTGGGTGGATTTTAATTTTACCTGCCATTTATTTTTCATGGCCAGGTTTTTAATGATATGAAGGAACGAATACGTTCAATTTTATTGAAATACTGGGGATATACTAGTTTTAGGCCGCTGCAGGAGGATGTAATTTTCTCAATTCTTAGTGGAAAAGATACCGTTGCACTATTTCCAACAGGAGGAGGTAAATCGATTACTTATCAAGTTCCAGCTCTAGTCATGGATGGCTTCTGCCTTGTAGTAACACCTCTCATTGCTCTCATGTTGGATCAGGTTGATCAGTTAAAAAAACGGGGCATTCATGCAGAGGCTCTTCATAGTGGGCTTTCCTACCTTGAAGCAGAGGAAATCCTACGTGCATCTATTGACCACAAGATCAAATTATTATATGTCTCGCCGGAACGGCTTACACTATCCTTTTTTCGTGAGGCACTACGGGAAATGAGAATTTCTTTCATTGCTGTGGATGAAGCTCATTGCATATCGCAATGGGGCTATGATTTTAGGCCAGCCTACCTTCGTATTGCTGAGAT carries:
- the rplI gene encoding 50S ribosomal protein L9, producing the protein MEVILKEDVKNLGNKYDIVNVKPGYARNFLIPRGLAIEATPSAKKMVAEIIKQQAFKEEKIRKEAENIAEKINGATIIIKTKATSTGKIFGSVNNIQVADTIKEIFNIEIDRKKIELTPEVIKELGTYEASIRIHKNIIAKVIIQVEAEE
- the rpsR gene encoding 30S ribosomal protein S18, translated to MAQKESEIRYLTPINIETKKKKYCRFKKAGIKYVDYKDPDFLLKFVNDQGKILPKRITGTSTKFQKKVARAIKRARHLALLPFVTDQLK
- the rpsF gene encoding 30S ribosomal protein S6; translation: MTRRYETVFIMTPVLSEDQAKETVNKFKRFLEDRNARIIYEEDWGLRKLAYPIKKKTTGFYHLIEFESDPGIIGELELNYKRDERILRYLTVHLDKYGIEYAEKRRKLKSEQKSTSNTTNSSTI
- a CDS encoding twin-arginine translocase TatA/TatE family subunit yields the protein MITLGVIGGQEILLILLIVLILFGGKKIPELMRGLGKGVREFKKARDGVESEIGNLTEDSEKQEKQL
- the tatC gene encoding twin-arginine translocase subunit TatC; the encoded protein is MEERFSEHLVELRKRLIYMIISVVLTAVFVFLYPSFFVDHLLLGLLSQDFPTYRFLCWLGSALTLNDLCLQNPSFSLINTELSGQFRYHILISLVWGIILSFPFILYQLWLFIKPALYEHEIKAVRRSLSWMILFFVVGILFGYYILIPFTIQFLLHYQMSNQIQNMITIGSYFTTLGILLFWMGLSFEIPWLMYLLGRIGIVTFEGLKSYRAYIFVIILIIAGIITPTTDIFTQLLVGLPLYGLFELGLFLVRKNERKNLFQAKDEA
- a CDS encoding DUF4197 domain-containing protein; amino-acid sequence: MKTRILLLSMIILLVFPACDVLQQFTKQTNTPVILTESDIVQGLKEALKVGTNNAISFLGKTDGFLGNSLYKILFPPEVQKVETKLRELGFHQLIDNFIVAMNRGAENAVSKAGPIFVNAILSMTFEDAKNILKGPDNAATEYFRKKTSQQLSQLFKPEIKKALDEVHATKLWEDITTTYNKIPLVTPVQTDLPQYVTDKALQALFNVIAGEEKKIRTDPAARINDILRKVFNPNAIIR
- a CDS encoding insulinase family protein, producing MKKFLFFWLFPVSILFWGQVQSQSRYHYVEYPNDPLKTRIYTLANGLKVYMTVYKDKPRIQTYIAVRAGSKNDPQETTGLAHYFEHMMFKGTVHFGTTDYLAEKKYIDQIDSLFEVYRTLQDDKQRKALYKKIDSISFIASKYAIPNEYDKLMNILGSDGTNAFTSYDMTVYVENIPSNQLENWAKIQADRMMNPVLRGFHTELETIYEEKNMTLTNDTRKAYEALLSGLFSKHPYGRSVIGSQDHIKNPSMRNIRWFHANYYVPNNMAIALSGDFDPDEAIRIIDKYFSQMKPVHSPPFISPEEEPIQQPIVKKVYGPDAENILIGFRLPGGITDEALKLSVLDMILSNSMAGLLDLNLVKQQKVLKAYSSAWIMKDYSVLMLGGSPKQGQTLDEVKDLLLEQIEKIKKGEFDDNLLPAILTNIKVSEIKKMQDNSERAMQFVEAFIYDVPWDQYIQKIDRMSRFTKKDIVEFAQKHFNNNYVVVYKLTGVDTTIKKIPKNKLTKLDMNRDAESVFLKEIKESKVPDIEPRFVDFNKDLTIAQLQQKVPIYYVKNKENELFTLYFVVEMGSNHDKYLPLVMEFVPFLGTHGISAEEVSKKLFSLGCEFSASASQDRAYIKLSGLQENFDEALSLIEKVIRQPQANKEDLSKFIDNTLKKRADAKKNMQTVFQKLAAFGMYGPKNPTTNILSEKELKKLSLQTIYQKLSQIFNYEHYIMYYGPEELDKLTNKLTTLHAIPSSFLKMPPKKNFEPLPTKENIIYFVNFESPQSMILLVSREEKGFNPELYPTIRLFNEYFGGNMNSVIFQEMREARALAYAAVAYIITPQKKDEYHFTLAFIATQYDKIETALDAFMELLSNMPQSEKSFTIAKEGLLKNIRANRITKDDILWEYIQAKDLGLDYDIEKTTFEKVPSLTLQDLVNFQNTHLKDNKYTIMIIGNKKDMPMDVLKKYGKVKEVDLKTIFGY
- the dnaX gene encoding DNA polymerase III subunit gamma/tau; protein product: MKNTFLVSARKYRPSTFKDVVGQDVIVQTLKNAILQNKVAQSFLFTGPRGVGKTTCARILAKTINCENITPEGEACNQCKSCLSFNQNISFNIYELDAASNNSVEDIRQLIEQVRIPPQEGKYKIYIIDEVHMLSTHAFNAFLKTLEEPPSYAKFILATTERHKILPTILSRCQVYHFKRISIPDMVRYLAYVAQQENIDAEEDALRLIASKSDGAMRDALSLFDQLVALSGNKLTLQVATESLFVLDEDYYFNFTSAFLQKDMVKALKLLNEILSRGFDGGHLLSGLISHVRYLLLARNPETLELIDELSPVQIQKYKEHTSQIPEPWLTETLNFLVKSEFDYRQSNIKPIFLENIILQLCFFLDKISPLEKNTSINNPEQNKNIVPPASPQGSQMYANPSYSKIDKNSNLNISFNASDIKISKIKQETTLIKNQHITPPKKLIPDHLEDLKKHLEKQFANDLELVEIFSDTNFLIENENTLTLEFPSSYKKASAEKYRINIAQIIRNYFNFPDLSVNFSLIHSLPHELQQDVIHSEIIKKNPEFPVFLENLSLKKEK
- a CDS encoding AbgT family transporter, which produces MKQSSFPHTYVIVFILLILAGILTFILPGGIFEKQVVLVNNVERTIVVPESFHHVDAQPQGWGIFLAIFEGFVQRADIIAFILIIGASFYMINQTKAIDIGLFKLISWLKKWEERRRAGWVDELLLILLMLVFSLFGAVFGMSEETIAFVPIFVPLALRLGYDSLTGVALCFVAATLGFTGAFLNPFTIGVAQGIAQLPLFSGLEYRLLLFAIINIFGFIFILSYTRRIKKNPVLSPMFELDETWRQNELQNSDVKEHRAKWHSWIVHLMVSTLGIYYACDMWIISDEDNAIAISIFTMLVFFYVLAGTWLLWKKSIEIFIFFQTLLSMILLVLGVIEYEWYIPELTTMFLLLGLVAAAAYGFKPNEMVQHFLAGAKDIFSAAFVVGMAAGIIIVLQKGQVVDTILYYLSGLLQGNELSATTGMYVVTTLFNFIMPSGSAKAALLMPLMAPLSDMVNVSRQVAVVAFQIGDGFTNMITPVSGVLLGVLTMARIPYHIWVKWVWKFILALVLLGWILILPAIYFSWPGF